Proteins from a single region of Gossypium arboreum isolate Shixiya-1 chromosome 1, ASM2569848v2, whole genome shotgun sequence:
- the LOC108483468 gene encoding putative nuclear RNA export factor SDE5, protein MNCRFDLIRMKGVVISSNPNEAALKELLDAFGSKFSLEEIATAYYEAKGNVSITADILYARNNGRTSKEAVDTYENKSAAANTTSMKLLSGWESETTASPKYTSSNLNSEALKSKRGSVSMGSVSSLIGKNYVKPRPSRMDSLNTTKPVKIDSKEFPASLIWNEEAPSCRTTRNNTKNGDLEKFLFEMLGDGFQLDKSVIQEVLDCCGFDVDKSMDKLLDMSASTLEKSDDVIGIAAEKITGSCLDQTFLIREKLQSKDFSQGEEATHMIRNSKRSPRGNQDKAALEKEILQTLFTVPERSGEATKRNNAVREVRRSKALGELVTEPLKDTDISFPTVVEMLKVPKDVEDRPHDNENTYDSLRQAVKEYWLTMKEYYKSAAEAYTNGDKARATELMEIGHFFNKRAREADEKSSAKMLESSCSDEEIMSLDLRDFEPKEALSLLRTHLSSISGIPTFKYLRIIVGTIEEDTEKGARKRLIMRQLEKESIKWTEEENGRIILIQVDIINPKNLSFAKKNQTNLGSS, encoded by the exons ATGAACTGCCGTTTCGACCTCATAAG AATGAAAGGAGTTGTAATCTCTTCAAATCCCAATGAAGCGGCTCTCAAAGAGCTGCTTGATGCCTTTGGTTCGAAGTTTTCTCTCGAGGAAATAGCTACTGCCTATTACGAGGCAAAAGGGAATGTCAGCATTACTGCCGATATTCTATATGCAAGAAATAATGGAAGGACTTCGAAAGAAGCAGTTGATACTTATGAAAATAAGTCCGCTGCTGCAAATACAACATCCATGAAATTGTTGTCTGGATGGGAAAGTGAAACTACAGCGTCTCCAAAATATACATCTTCCAATCTCAACAGTGAAGCATTAAAGTCAAAAAGAGGTTCTGTATCAATGGGCAGTGTTTCCAGTCTGATAGGGAAAAACTATGTTAAACCAAGGCCATCAAGAATGGACTCCCTCAATACTACCAAACCAGTGAAAATTGATTCAAAGGAATTCCCGGCATCTTTGATATGGAATGAAGAAGCTCCATCATGCAGGACAACTAGGAACAACACCAAAAATGGTGATCTAGAGAAATTTCTGTTTGAGATGCTAGGAGATGGATTTCAACTCGACAAGTCCGTAATTCAAGAAGTACTTG ATTGTTGTGGATTTGATGTGGACAAG AGCATGGACAAACTGCTTGACATGTCAGCTTCAACTCTAGAGAAATCTGATGATGTTATTGGTATAGCTGCTGAAAAG ATCACAGGGTCTTGTTTGGACCAAACCTTTTTAATCCGAGAAAAACTGCAATCCAAAGATTTTTCTCAAGG TGAAGAAGCTACACATATGATAAGAAATTCTAAAAGATCTCCAAGAGGAAACCAAGATAAAGCCGCGCTGGAGAAAGAAATCTTGCAAACCTTGTTCACTGTCCCTGAAAGATCAGGGGAAGCAACAAAAAGAAACAATGCAGTTAGGGAGGTAAGGAGATCAAAGGCACTTGGTGAATTGGTGACCGAACCTCTCAAGGACACAGACATCAGTTTTCCAACTGTAGTAGAAATGCTGAAAGTTCCGAAAGATG TGGAAGATAGGCCTCATGACAATGAGAATACTTATGATTCCTTACGTCAAGCTGTGAAGGAGTATTGGCTGACTATGAAAGAATACTATAAATCT GCTGCTGAAGCATATACTAACGGTGATAAGGCACGAGCAACCGAACTCATGGAGATA GGTCACTTTTTTAACAAAAGGGCCCGAGAGGCAGATGAAAAATCGTCTGCAAAGATGCTTGAATCCAG TTGCAGTGATGAAGAAATTATGTCTCTTGACTTGCGTGACTTCGAACCGAAGGAAGCTCTTAGTCTTCTCCGAACCCACTTATCATCTATTTCTGGCATCCCTA CTTTTAAGTATCTAAGGATTATAGTGGGAACCATTGAAGAAGATACTGAAAAGGGAGCTCGAAAACGACTG ATAATGAGACAGCTGGAGAAGGAATCCATTAAATGGACAGAGGAAGAGAATGGCCGGATAATATTGATTCAAGTTGATATAATCAACCCGAAGAACCTGAGTTTCGCAAAGAAGAATCAGACAAATCTGGGATCCTCCTAA
- the LOC108483467 gene encoding choline transporter protein 1, whose protein sequence is MRGPLGAVLERYPITTEDGGIIRHNRKCRDVAFLVIFIAFWVAMIVNSSFGFNQGNPLRLTYGLDYKGNVCGDKHAHPGLHQLELKYWLNPNQVYQSGVKDSQFKLSNARSICLLDCPTPLEDSLSWVCDYPEGDMHLSMDDWIDRNYDYYEILTSEMKNASLQLQGPCYPVIFPSVNVYWSCQYIARASNASLRHWKQMGGVDIKEDIIVDKSIHSFINSRSSVLKRYMADIGKAWPVLIVCGGLLPLFLSVVWLLMIRYFVAAMPWITVAFFNILIITVTVFYYLKAGWIGNDAISPIIGDHDPYIHVFGRELNHLRAAAILMTFIMVLSILTSIAIVRRILMGTSVLKVAAKVIGEVQALIIFPVIPYSILAIFYMVWISAALHLFSSGQVVQNNCNTNCCAYDLLSEKVNCDHCCGYSVRYTPHIAVSIFFHLFGCYWATKFFIACSSTVIAGSVASYYWTRGETSSEVPVLPVFDSMKRLIRYSLGSVALGSLIVSFVESIRFILESFRRKLKVAETTPDSWFGKMVYHTSQGCLRCVEWTIKSVNRNAYIMIAITGKSFCRSSAIATELIMNNILRLVRVNVIGDVILFLGKLFVSLSSAVFGFLVLDTHKYSSGHNKLSSPLLPVLVCWTLGYVVATLFFAVVEMSIDTLILSFCQDSEEHEGTAQFAPLLLMETLNEQNDMQRLT, encoded by the exons ATGAGGGGTCCTTTAGGGGCAGTGCTAGAAAGGTATCCCATCACTACAGAAGATGGAGGGATCATTAGACACAACAGGAAATGCAGAGATGTTGCATTTCTTGTCATTTTTATAGCATTTTGGGTTGCTATGATCGTTAACTCTAGCTTTGGATTTAACCAAGGAAACCCATTAAG GCTTACATACGGGCTGGACTACAAAGGGAATGTATGTGGTGACAAGCATGCTCATCCTGGCCTTCATCAGCTGGAACTCAAGTATTGGTTGAATCCAAATCAGGTTTATCAAAGTGGTGTGAAGGATAGCCAATTCAAATTGTCTAATGCTCGGAGTATATGCTTGTTGGATTGCCCTACTCCATTAGAAGATTCACTAAGTTGGGTCTGTGATTATCCAGAGGGGGATATGCACCTCTCAATGGATGACTGGATCGATagaaattatgattattatgaaaTTCTTACATCGGAAATGAAAAATGCTTCTCTCCAACTTCAGGGTCCATGTTACCCGGTTATATTTCCAAGTGTGAATG TTTACTGGAGTTGCCAATATATTGCTCGTGCTTCAAATGCATCTTTGCGGCACTGGAAACAGATGGGTGGAGTGGATATCAAAGAAGATATCATAGTAGATAAATCCATTCACAGTTTTATCAATTCTCGGTCATCTGTCTTAAAG CGTTACATGGCTGATATCGGAAAGGCATGGCCTGTATTGATAGTTTGTGGTGGGCTATTGCCACTATTTCTTTCAGTTGTATGGCTGTTAATGATTCGCTATTTTGTTGCTGCAATGCCTTGGATCACAGTTGCCTTCTTTAACATTCTCATAATAACGGTTACAGTGTTTTACTACTTAAAAG CTGGATGGATTGGGAATGATGCCATCTCCCCTATCATTGGTGATCATGATCCATACATACATGTTTTTGGACGG GAACTAAACCATCTACGTGCTGCTGCGATTCTTATGACATTCATTATGGTTCTTTCCATCCTGACATCAATAGCAATTGTTCGCCGTATCCTAATGGGAACATCAGTGCTAAAG GTTGCTGCAAAGGTCATAGGTGAAGTCCAAGCACTGATAATTTTTCCAGTCATACCATATTCAATTCTAGCAATTTTTTACATGGTCTGGATATCAGCTGCCCTCCATCTGTTCAGTTCGGGTCAGGTCGTCCAGAATAATTGTAATACCAACTGCTGTGCTTACGATCTTCTGTCGGAAAAGGTGAACTGTGATCATTGTTGTGGTTATAGCGTCCGTTACACCCCTCATATTGCTGTTTCCATCTTCTTCCACCTGTTTGGTTGTTACTGGGCTACAAAGTTTTTTATCGCGTGTTCTTCCACCGTGATTGCTGGTTCTGTTGCCTCTTACTATTGGACACGTGGTGAAACATCG TCGGAGGTCCCAGTTCTTCCTGTTTTTGACTCTATGAAGCGGCTTATAAGATACAGCCTTGGATCTGTGGCCCTTGGCTCGTTGATTGTATCCTTCGTGGAATCAATTCGTTTCATTCTTGAGTCATTTCGTCGGAAACTAAAAGTTGCTGAAACTACACCTGATAGCTGGTTTGGAAAGATGGTATATCATACTTCACAGGGATGCTTAAGATGTGTTGAGTGGACAATCAAATCAGTGAATCGAAATGCTTATATAATG atCGCAATAACAGGGAAAAGCTTCTGTAGATCTTCTGCAATTGCAACAGAATTGATCATGAATAATATCCTTAGATTAGTGAGGGTGAATGTGATTGGAGATGTTATCCTGTTTCTTGGAAAGTTGTTTGTCAGCCTCTCGAGCGCTGTCTTTGGTTTCCTTGTGTTGGATACCCACAAGTATAGTTCTGGTCATAACAAATTATCCTCCCCATTGCTTCCTGTGCTG GTTTGCTGGACTCTTGGTTATGTAGTTGCAACTCTTTTCTTTGCCGTGGTGGAGATGTCGATTGATACCCTAATACTTTCCTTCTGCCAGGACTCAGAGGAGCACGAAGGGACGGCCCAATTTGCACCTCTCCTGCTCATGGAAACTCTCAATGAACAAAATGACATGCAGAGACTTACTTAA
- the LOC108483470 gene encoding uncharacterized protein LOC108483470: protein MGTRGVIGDKWSMRILWGCAIGSAVALYMVAVERQKQNRDQMMAESLKAVESEGSGERV from the exons atgggaacccgaggagttaTCGGAGATAAATGGTCTATGAGGATTCTCTGGGGGTGTGCAATTGGAAGTGCAGTCG CCCTGTATATGGTTGCTGTAGAAAGACAAAAACAGAACAGAGATCAAATGATGGCAGAAAGTTTAAAGGCCGTGGAATCGGAAGGTAGTGGTGAGCGAGTTTGA
- the LOC108481634 gene encoding MLO-like protein 14: MNLGTVHSSCFNLKYERIQIVEDLEIFFLFVLEVKHHNLLIFMLDGENEEERSVAITPTWALATVLSVFIAVSLIVERSIHQLTNWLRRTDKKSLLAALEKMKEELMMLGFMSLLLTATSRSIANICIPSKFYDDSSFAPCSWSDIVEENEHDSSKELQLSIASASRSFPRILKGMNNISCKEDHEPFVSYEALEGLHRFIFLMAITHVAYSCLTMLLAIVKIRSWRAWENEAHKDQFGFLTGQDRQSLMERQMAFIVNHRANPLTQNRVVIWVICFFRQFGCSVVRADYLTLRKGFIMNHNLMLKYDFHSYMIRSMEEEFQKIVGVSFTLWGFVVIFILFNVKGSNLYFWIAIIPITFVLLVGAKLQNVMATLTLESAGITGYFTGTKLTPRDELFWFKKPEWLLSLIHFILFQNAFELASFFWVWWEFGYNSCLISNHTLVFIRVIMGFIAQFICSYITLPLYALVTQMGTNFKAALLPQGIRNTIHGWGKEARRRRRRRLARFTDRSTIDTETCSIIMTDTNTITSVEEDYHHLIDTHEPRNSTFNDIELQPIAKVKSRRTIGSF, translated from the exons ATGAACTTGGGTACAGTACATTCTTCTTGTTTTAATCTGAAATATGAGAGGATTCAAATTGTTGAAGATTTGGAAATATTTTTTCTCTTTGTTCTTGAGGTTAAGCATCAtaatttgttgatttttatgttaGATGGGGAGAATGAGGAAGAAAGATCAGTGGCCATAACCCCAACATGGGCTCTTGCTACTGTGTTGTCAGTTTTTATTGCAGTTTCTTTGATTGTGGAGCGCTCTATTCACCAACTAACCAAC TGGTTAAGGAGAACTGATAAAAAATCTCTGCTTGCAGCTTTGGAGAAGATGAAAGAAG aGCTAATGATGCTCGGATTTATGTCGCTCCTTCTAACAGCAACCTCAAGGTCAATAGCTAATATTTGTATTCCATCAAAGTTCTATGATGATAGTTCCTTTGCACCATGCTCCTGGTCTGACATTGTTGAAGAAAATGAACATGATTCTTCCAAGGAGCTTCAGCTTTCGATTGCTTCCGCTTCTCGCTCATTTCCGAGGATTTTGAAAGGCATGAATAACATTTCCTGCAAAGAG GATCATGAACCATTTGTTTCGTATGAAGCTCTCGAGGGGTTGCATCGCTTCATCTTTTTAATGGCAATCACACATGTAGCTTACAGTTGCTTAACAATGTTACTTGCAATTGTGAAG ATTCGTAGCTGGAGAGCATGGGAGAATGAAGCTCATAAGGACCAATTTGGTTTCTTAACTG GACAAGATAGACAGTCGTTAATGGAAAGACAAATGGCTTTCATCGTAAACCACAGAGCGAATCCCTTGACGCAAAATCGAGTTGTTATCTGGGTG ATATGTTTCTTTCGGCAATTTGGGTGTTCAGTCGTTCGTGCAGACTATTTGACGCTCCGCAAAGGGTTCATCATG AATCACAACTTGATGCTGAAGTATGATTTTCATAGCTATATGATTCGTTCTATGGAGGAAGAATTTCAAAAGATAGTTGGCGTTAG CTTTACGTTGTGGGGATTTGTTGTTATCTTCATACTATTCAATGTGAAAG GCTCTAATCTTTACTTCTGGATAGCTATCATTCCCATAACT TTTGTTCTTCTCGTGGGAGCAAAGTTGCAGAATGTCATGGCAACCTTGACACTGGAGAGTGCTGGGATAACGGGCTATTTTACTGGAACAAAGCTGACGCCTCGGGATGAACTTTTCTGGTTTAAGAAGCCAGAATGGTTGTTGTCCCTTATCCATTTCATTTTATTCCAG AATGCATTCGAACTGGCTTCATTTTTCTGGGTCTGG TGGGAGTTTGGCTATAATTCATGCTTAATCAGCAACCATACGCTTGTTTTCATACGAGTTATTATGGG GTTTATTGCGCAGTTTATATGTAGCTACATCACTTTGCCACTCTATGCTCTGGTCACTCAG ATGGGAACAAACTTTAAGGCGGCCCTACTTCCGCAGGGGATAAGGAACACAATTCATGGATGGGGTAAGGAggcaaggaggaggagaaggagaAGGCTAGCGCGTTTCACTGATAGGTCAACCATAGATACAGAAACATGCTCAATCATAATGACAGATACAAACACAATAACATCAGTCGAGGAAGATTACCACCATTTGATTGATACGCATGAACCCCGCAATAGTACATTCAATGACATAGAGTTGCAACCAATAGCTAAGGTTAAATCCAGACGCACCATTGGCAGTTTCTAA